GCGTTCTGCGCCGAGGCCGGTGCGCAGCTGTGGCTGCAAGGGGAGGGTGAACCTTTGCCGCTGGACGCCGGTCAGAGCCTCGGTTTCCGCCTTGAACCGTGGAACCTGGAGCTTGCGTACCGGCCGGGCGATTTCGTCCAGGTCAACGCCCAGGTCAACACCGCGATGATCGAGCAGGCCCTGGCCTGGTTGGCGCCGCAGGCCGATGAGCGCGTGCTCGACCTGTTCTGTGGCCTGGGCAACTTTGCCTTGCCGCTGGCCCGGCAGGCCAAGGAAGTGGTGGCGGTGGAGGGGGTGCAGGCGATGGTCGAGCGGGCCGCCGCCAATGCCCGTAGCAACAATTTGCATAACACGCAGTTTTTTCAGGCCGATTTATCGCAGCCTTTGGCGGCGTCGGGCTGGGCCGCAGGAGGCTTTTCTGCGGTACTCTTGGACCCACCGCGTGATGGTGCATTTGAGGTTGTGCGAAAAATCGCAGACCTCGGCGCGAAACGTCTTGTTTATGTATCGTGCAATCCGGCGACCCTGGCTCGCGACACCGTTGAACTGGTCAGGCAGGGTTACCGGTTAAAAAGTGCCGGGATTCTCGACATGTTTCCTCAGACGGCGCATGTCGAAGCCATGGCGTTATTCGAAGCGGGTTAGCCAGGCTGACGCGTTCGGCGCTGCACCTTGGGTCCGGCAGGGGCAGCACCAGTGATTTCAAGCGCATCGCGAATGCGCTGTAGGGAAAGGTAAACAAAGATGGTACAGGTGAGAGTGCACCAGCCGGTCAACACCGACGGCAGTATCAATCTCGAAGCATGGCTGGATCATGTGGTGAGCGTCGACCTGGCGCTGGACCGGGAGGCCCTCAAGGCCGCTTGCGAGTTCGCCCAGGACATCGAAAAAAAGGGCAACCCGGCCAAGCATTCCTGGGCCGATGGTACGTCGAGTTTCCAGGCCGGCCTGGAAATCGCTGAAATCCTGGCCGACCTCAAGCTCGACCAGGACTCGCTGGTCGCCGCGGTCATCTACCGCGCCGTGCGCGAAGGCAAGGTGACCCTGGCTGAAGTCGGCCAGCGTTTTGGCCCGGTGGTCTCCAAACTGATCGACGGCGTGCTGCGCATGGCTGCCATCAGTGCCAGTCTCAGCCCGCGCCAGTCGCTGGTGCTGGGCTCGCAGGCGCAGGTCGAGAACCTGCGCAAGATGCTCGTGGCAATGGTCGACGACGTGCGCGTGGCGTTGATCAAGCTGGCCGAGCGGACCTGCGCGATTCGCGCGGTCAAAGGCGCCGACGACGAGAAACGCAATCGCGTCGCCCGCGAAGTCTTCGATATCTACGCACCGCTGGCCCACCGACTGGGCATCGGTCATATCAAGTGGGAGCTGGAAGACCTGTCCTTCCGCTACCTCGAACCCGATCAGTACAAGCAGATCGCCAAGCTTTTGCACGAGCGCCGGCTGGACCGCGAGCGCTTCATCAGCGACGTGATGACCCAGCTGCAGAACGAACTGCTGGCCACCGGCGTCAACGCCGACATCAGCGGCCGGGCCAAGCACATCTATTCGATCTGGCGCAAAATGCAGCGCAAGGGCCTGGAATTCAGCCAGATCTACGATGTGCGCGCAGTGCGCGTGCTGGTCCCGGAAATGCGCGACTGCTACACCGCGCTGGGTATCGTCCACACCCTCTGGCGGCACATTCCCAAAGAGTTCGACGACTACATCGCCAACCCCAAGGAAAACGGCTACCGCTCGTTGCACACCGCGGTGATCGGCCCTGAGGGCAAGGTCCTCGAGGTGCAGATCCGCACCCATGCCATGCACGAAGAGGCCGAGCTCGGCGTCTGCGCGCACTGGCGCTACAAGGGCACCGACGTCAAACCCAGCTCCAACCACTACGAGGAGAAAATTTCCTGGTTGCGCCAGGTGCTGGAGTGGCATGAGGAGCTGGGCGACATCGGTGGCCTGGCCGAACAGCTGCGCGTTGATATCGAACCGGACCGGGTCTACGTATTCACCCCCGATGGCCACGCCATCGACCTGCCCAAGGGCGCCACGCCGCTGGACTTTGCCTACCGGGTGCACACCGAGATCGGCCACAACTGCCGCGGGGCGAAG
This portion of the Pseudomonas sp. SORT22 genome encodes:
- the relA gene encoding GTP diphosphokinase, with the translated sequence MVQVRVHQPVNTDGSINLEAWLDHVVSVDLALDREALKAACEFAQDIEKKGNPAKHSWADGTSSFQAGLEIAEILADLKLDQDSLVAAVIYRAVREGKVTLAEVGQRFGPVVSKLIDGVLRMAAISASLSPRQSLVLGSQAQVENLRKMLVAMVDDVRVALIKLAERTCAIRAVKGADDEKRNRVAREVFDIYAPLAHRLGIGHIKWELEDLSFRYLEPDQYKQIAKLLHERRLDRERFISDVMTQLQNELLATGVNADISGRAKHIYSIWRKMQRKGLEFSQIYDVRAVRVLVPEMRDCYTALGIVHTLWRHIPKEFDDYIANPKENGYRSLHTAVIGPEGKVLEVQIRTHAMHEEAELGVCAHWRYKGTDVKPSSNHYEEKISWLRQVLEWHEELGDIGGLAEQLRVDIEPDRVYVFTPDGHAIDLPKGATPLDFAYRVHTEIGHNCRGAKINGRIVPLNYSLQTGEQVEIITSKHGNPSRDWLNSNLGYVTTSRARAKIVHWFKLQARDQNVAAGKTLLERELNRLGLPQVDFERLAEKANLRTAEDMFASLGAGDLRLAHLVNAAQQLVEPERSDHVELVPRKATGYKPGKRGDIQIQGVGNLLTQMAGCCQPLPGDAIVGYITQGRGVTIHRQDCASVLQLAGREPERIIQVSWGPVPVQTYPVDIIIRAYDRPGLLRDVSQVLLNERINVLAVNTRSNKEDNTALMSLTIEIPGLDALGRLLGRISQLPNIIETRRNRTP